A region of Reichenbachiella carrageenanivorans DNA encodes the following proteins:
- a CDS encoding SPOR domain-containing protein produces MFPIVTIVTLLQFCAPTVATTTSSTTYEEDLSVYRPTISTDEPSSEEIISEPKEEYVPTAEYVTPTNDIGAALDTVLYRIKKSRADIQYVDGFSIQLYSGNNRDKANQVKVKTYEVLENQRPRVSYDQPNYKVRVGEYYSRLEANADFVTLQKHFSRAVLVPVKIKIED; encoded by the coding sequence GTGTTCCCAATCGTTACTATTGTTACCCTCTTGCAGTTTTGTGCACCTACAGTCGCTACGACTACAAGTAGTACCACCTACGAAGAGGATCTTTCTGTCTATAGGCCTACTATCTCAACAGACGAGCCCTCCTCCGAGGAAATCATTTCTGAACCAAAGGAAGAATATGTGCCTACAGCTGAATATGTGACACCAACGAACGATATCGGAGCAGCACTGGACACCGTACTCTATCGAATAAAAAAATCCAGAGCAGATATCCAGTATGTGGATGGCTTTTCAATTCAGCTTTATTCGGGCAACAATAGAGACAAAGCCAATCAGGTAAAAGTAAAAACCTACGAAGTACTAGAAAACCAAAGACCAAGAGTGAGCTACGACCAACCCAACTACAAAGTGCGTGTAGGAGAGTATTATTCAAGACTAGAAGCCAATGCTGATTTTGTAACACTCCAAAAACATTTTTCCAGGGCCGTATTGGTACCTGTAAAAATTAAAATCGAGGACTAA
- the secA gene encoding preprotein translocase subunit SecA, whose protein sequence is MLNIITKGIAKVFGTKADRDLKELLPYVDLINAEYQKLANVTDDELRGKSQELKEEIAAHLKSIDDEMATLHQQIEDNPELDIVEKETVFNKIDALEKQRDQALEDKLLDILPRAFAIVKDTARRLTENKKLTVKASTMDQMLAASKPHIEIQGETAIWHNEWKAFGQDVVWNMVHYDVQLLGGVVLHQGKIAEMATGEGKTLVATLPAFLNGLSGRGVHVITVNDYLAKRDAEWNAPLFEFHGLKVDCIDKHQPNSPQRKAAYESDIIYGTNNEFGFDYLRDNMARHPDELMQGKHHFAMVDEVDSVLIDDARTPLIISGPIPRGDEHEFYELRPRISKLVDAQRKTASQFLNDAKKLIAEGDETEGGLALFRAYRGLPKYKPLIKFLSETGMRQVLQKTENIYLADNQKLMPQADEPLYFTIDERTNGIELTDKGIDLITGEGEDQNFFILPDIGLEIAQLEQDTSLSENDMLHKKEELIRDYSVKGQRIHSVNQLLKAYTLFEKDTEYIVVDDKVKIVDEQTGRVMDGRRYSDGLHQAIEAKENVKVEDATQTYATITLQNYFRMYHKLAGMTGTAETEAGEFMEIYKLDVIVIPTNRPIQRKDMEDKVYKTIREKFNAVADEIVELTEAKRPVLVGTTSVEISELISRMLTMKNIKHQVLNAKQHAREAEVVAEAGKPGTVTIATNMAGRGTDIKLTPEAKAAGGLAIIGTERHESRRVDRQLRGRAGRQGDVGSSQFFVCLEDNLMRLFGSDRIARIMDRLGLEEGEVIQHSMITKSIERAQTKVEENNFATRKNLLEYDDVMNSQREVIYARRKNALYGERLDLDILNMMYDTADDIAINTKVTGDYESFKLNCLSILGMATKIDAESFAKQGQEQLGENLYHEALDAYHAKNKMVSERALPVLTNIQATRGATVKEIMVPFSDGKKQIGVVANLQKSIDTEGREMMKAMEKMIALAIIDQSWKEHLREMDDLKQSVRMAVHEQKDPLLIYKFEAFEMFKQFLARVNEDTVSFLTKSEIAVEQPDEVQEARQQRAAQNYSESKADSGSTLAATNNRTAPVEKTAPLKSEKIYGRNDRVTAQYADGSLKEDVKFKSVEADVANGKCVIVES, encoded by the coding sequence ATGTTAAATATTATTACAAAAGGCATAGCCAAAGTATTTGGTACTAAAGCGGACAGAGATTTGAAAGAGCTTTTGCCTTATGTGGATTTGATCAATGCTGAATATCAGAAACTTGCTAACGTCACAGACGACGAGTTACGTGGTAAGTCACAAGAACTGAAAGAAGAAATAGCAGCCCACCTCAAGTCTATTGACGATGAAATGGCGACCCTGCATCAGCAAATTGAAGACAATCCCGAACTGGATATAGTTGAGAAAGAAACCGTTTTTAATAAAATAGATGCCCTCGAAAAGCAAAGAGATCAAGCGTTAGAAGACAAACTACTCGATATTCTCCCTCGCGCATTCGCCATCGTGAAGGACACGGCCAGAAGATTAACCGAAAACAAAAAATTGACGGTAAAAGCATCCACTATGGACCAAATGCTTGCCGCATCGAAACCCCACATCGAAATCCAAGGAGAGACAGCCATCTGGCACAATGAATGGAAAGCATTTGGTCAAGATGTAGTATGGAACATGGTTCACTACGACGTGCAGTTGCTTGGCGGTGTGGTATTGCACCAAGGAAAAATAGCCGAAATGGCTACTGGAGAAGGTAAAACATTAGTAGCTACACTCCCAGCTTTCTTGAATGGCTTGTCTGGCAGGGGCGTACACGTCATCACCGTCAACGACTACCTAGCCAAAAGAGATGCCGAATGGAATGCGCCGTTATTCGAATTCCATGGACTAAAGGTCGATTGTATCGACAAGCATCAACCCAACTCTCCTCAAAGAAAAGCCGCCTACGAAAGCGACATCATCTACGGTACCAACAACGAGTTCGGGTTTGATTATCTCCGAGACAACATGGCTCGTCACCCAGACGAACTGATGCAAGGCAAGCACCACTTTGCCATGGTCGATGAAGTCGATTCTGTATTGATCGATGATGCTCGTACTCCATTGATCATATCAGGCCCTATACCTAGAGGCGACGAACATGAATTCTACGAACTTAGACCCCGAATCAGCAAGCTGGTAGATGCACAGCGCAAAACCGCTTCGCAATTCTTGAACGATGCTAAAAAATTGATCGCTGAAGGCGACGAAACTGAAGGTGGTTTAGCTCTATTTAGGGCCTATAGAGGATTACCTAAATACAAACCCTTGATTAAGTTTTTAAGTGAAACGGGCATGCGTCAAGTTTTGCAAAAAACTGAAAACATATACCTGGCAGACAATCAAAAATTGATGCCACAAGCCGATGAACCCCTTTATTTCACCATCGACGAAAGAACTAATGGCATAGAGCTTACTGACAAAGGAATTGACCTAATTACTGGCGAAGGTGAAGATCAAAATTTCTTTATCCTACCAGATATCGGACTCGAAATTGCTCAACTAGAGCAAGACACTTCTTTAAGTGAAAACGACATGCTTCACAAAAAAGAAGAATTGATTCGTGACTACTCTGTAAAAGGACAAAGGATACATTCGGTAAACCAACTCCTAAAAGCATACACGCTTTTCGAAAAAGACACCGAATATATCGTAGTAGACGACAAGGTGAAAATCGTAGACGAGCAGACTGGCCGTGTGATGGACGGCAGAAGGTATTCTGATGGATTGCACCAAGCGATAGAAGCCAAAGAAAATGTAAAGGTAGAAGACGCAACACAAACCTATGCGACGATTACCCTACAGAACTACTTCCGTATGTACCACAAACTCGCAGGTATGACGGGTACGGCAGAGACTGAAGCAGGTGAATTTATGGAAATTTACAAGCTCGACGTCATCGTGATCCCTACCAATCGTCCAATCCAACGAAAGGACATGGAGGATAAAGTATACAAAACCATCCGTGAAAAATTCAATGCCGTAGCGGACGAAATAGTAGAATTGACTGAAGCCAAAAGGCCTGTACTAGTGGGTACCACTTCCGTGGAAATATCTGAACTTATCAGTAGAATGCTCACGATGAAAAACATCAAACATCAGGTACTGAATGCCAAGCAACATGCTCGCGAAGCTGAAGTAGTGGCTGAAGCAGGTAAGCCTGGTACTGTAACGATCGCCACCAACATGGCTGGTCGTGGCACGGATATCAAACTAACTCCGGAGGCAAAAGCTGCAGGAGGGCTGGCCATTATTGGTACAGAAAGACATGAATCCCGACGTGTAGACAGACAGCTTAGAGGTAGAGCTGGTCGCCAAGGGGATGTAGGATCATCACAGTTTTTTGTTTGTCTTGAAGACAACCTGATGAGGCTATTTGGCTCTGACAGAATCGCCCGAATTATGGATCGATTGGGTCTGGAAGAAGGCGAGGTAATTCAGCACAGCATGATCACTAAGTCGATCGAAAGAGCACAAACCAAAGTTGAAGAAAACAACTTCGCTACGCGTAAAAATCTACTCGAGTATGATGATGTAATGAACTCACAACGAGAAGTGATCTATGCCAGAAGGAAAAATGCACTATACGGAGAGCGACTGGATCTCGACATTCTCAATATGATGTACGACACAGCTGACGATATTGCCATCAATACAAAAGTGACAGGTGACTACGAAAGCTTCAAGCTCAACTGCTTAAGCATCCTTGGTATGGCAACCAAAATAGACGCCGAGAGCTTCGCAAAACAAGGACAAGAACAACTCGGAGAAAATTTATATCACGAAGCTCTAGATGCCTACCATGCCAAAAATAAAATGGTATCCGAGCGTGCCCTCCCTGTACTGACCAACATTCAAGCGACTCGTGGTGCCACTGTAAAAGAAATTATGGTACCCTTTAGTGATGGAAAGAAACAAATCGGAGTAGTGGCTAATCTTCAAAAATCCATCGATACCGAGGGGCGTGAAATGATGAAAGCAATGGAAAAAATGATCGCTCTTGCCATCATTGACCAAAGCTGGAAAGAACACTTGCGTGAAATGGATGATTTGAAACAATCCGTACGAATGGCTGTCCACGAACAAAAAGATCCTCTATTGATCTACAAGTTTGAAGCTTTCGAAATGTTCAAGCAATTTCTCGCAAGAGTAAATGAAGATACAGTATCATTCTTAACTAAATCTGAGATAGCCGTAGAGCAACCAGACGAAGTACAAGAAGCTAGACAACAACGCGCTGCACAAAATTACAGTGAGTCAAAAGCCGATAGTGGCTCTACACTAGCCGCGACTAACAACCGCACAGCACCTGTAGAAAAAACAGCACCATTAAAATCCGAAAAGATTTATGGCCGAAACGACCGTGTAACCGCTCAGTATGCCGATGGCAGCCTAAAAGAAGATGTGAAGTTCAAAAGCGTAGAAGCTGATGTAGCCAACGGAAAATGCGTAATTGTTGAAAGTTAA
- the dapF gene encoding diaminopimelate epimerase, protein MSIPFYKYQGTGNDFVMIDNRKGLFPHNTAIISKICNRKFGVGADGLILIENHDSLDFEMVYFNADGSQSLCGNGSRCAVSFAHFLKIIKDETKFLTIDGPYEANLKHDLVYLHMRDQQCPEKFDTHYFLNNGSPHHIEFVNQAEKQDVYQQGAAVRYSDVYQPNGTNVNFVEIKENNTIYVRTYERGVEDETLSCGTGITASALAAADKGLSSPVAIEAKGGKLEVRFEQKADHSFTNIWLIGPAEQVFSGQFDI, encoded by the coding sequence ATGAGCATACCTTTTTACAAATACCAAGGCACAGGCAATGACTTCGTCATGATAGACAATCGCAAAGGTCTATTTCCACACAACACAGCAATCATTTCCAAAATTTGCAATCGCAAATTCGGCGTGGGCGCAGATGGCCTTATACTCATAGAAAATCACGACTCATTAGATTTTGAAATGGTCTATTTCAATGCTGATGGCAGCCAAAGTCTATGTGGAAATGGCTCCAGATGTGCCGTCAGTTTTGCCCATTTTTTAAAAATAATCAAGGACGAAACTAAATTTCTAACCATAGACGGGCCATACGAAGCCAATTTGAAACATGACCTCGTATATCTGCATATGCGCGATCAACAATGCCCAGAAAAATTCGACACGCATTACTTTCTAAACAACGGCTCTCCTCACCACATTGAGTTTGTAAACCAAGCTGAAAAACAGGATGTGTACCAGCAAGGAGCTGCTGTCAGATATTCCGACGTCTACCAACCCAACGGTACGAATGTAAATTTTGTAGAAATAAAAGAAAACAACACCATCTACGTACGCACCTATGAACGTGGCGTAGAAGACGAAACCTTGTCTTGTGGCACTGGAATCACTGCTTCTGCACTGGCTGCTGCCGACAAAGGGCTCTCCAGCCCAGTAGCCATAGAAGCCAAAGGAGGGAAATTAGAAGTCCGATTTGAACAGAAAGCAGACCATTCTTTCACCAACATCTGGCTGATTGGCCCTGCGGAACAAGTTTTTAGCGGACAGTTTGACATATAA
- the rplS gene encoding 50S ribosomal protein L19, translating to MSDLIKLIEEEYKEKRAAMPSFNPGDTVNVHVKIKEGNKERIQQFQGTVLQIKNPSSNGETFTVRKISSGIAVERIFPMLSPNIDKIEVLRRGKVRRAKLYYLRGRKGKAARIKEKI from the coding sequence ATGAGCGACTTAATTAAATTAATCGAAGAAGAGTACAAAGAGAAGAGAGCAGCAATGCCTTCTTTCAACCCTGGTGATACCGTGAATGTTCACGTGAAGATCAAAGAGGGTAACAAAGAAAGAATTCAGCAGTTTCAAGGGACTGTGTTACAGATCAAAAACCCTAGCTCTAATGGCGAAACCTTCACGGTAAGAAAAATCTCTAGTGGCATAGCTGTAGAGAGAATATTTCCAATGCTTTCTCCTAACATCGACAAAATCGAAGTCTTGAGAAGAGGAAAAGTAAGAAGAGCGAAATTGTATTACCTAAGAGGTAGAAAAGGTAAAGCAGCTAGAATCAAAGAAAAGATCTAA
- the trmD gene encoding tRNA (guanosine(37)-N1)-methyltransferase TrmD, producing MRIDIITCVPAMFSGTIDQSILKRAGDKGIAQIHVHDLRDYAINKHNQIDDYAFGGGAGMVLMIEPIDKCISQLKSERKYDEIIYMSPDGEKLSQSISNELSLNENIILLCGHYKGIDERVREHLITREISIGDYVLTGGELAAAVVADSVIRLLPGVMNDETSALTDSFQDDLIAPPVYTRPAEYNNWKVPAVLTSGHQAKIDAWRFDQQVERTKAKRPDLLKDSELED from the coding sequence ATGAGGATTGACATCATCACATGCGTACCAGCCATGTTTAGTGGCACCATAGATCAAAGCATTCTCAAACGCGCAGGTGACAAAGGAATAGCTCAAATCCATGTGCACGACTTGCGCGACTATGCCATCAACAAACACAATCAGATAGATGATTATGCTTTTGGCGGTGGCGCTGGAATGGTACTGATGATAGAACCTATAGATAAGTGTATTTCTCAGCTAAAGTCAGAACGCAAATACGACGAAATCATCTACATGAGTCCTGATGGCGAAAAACTTTCTCAAAGTATTTCCAACGAGCTCAGTTTGAATGAAAACATCATATTACTATGTGGTCATTATAAGGGCATAGACGAGCGTGTACGCGAACATCTGATTACTAGAGAAATAAGCATAGGAGACTATGTATTGACAGGAGGCGAGCTGGCCGCAGCTGTAGTCGCAGACTCGGTGATTCGGCTGCTGCCAGGGGTGATGAACGACGAAACGTCTGCACTTACAGATTCGTTTCAGGACGACTTGATTGCGCCTCCAGTATACACTCGCCCAGCAGAATACAACAACTGGAAAGTACCAGCAGTACTGACCTCTGGGCACCAAGCGAAAATAGACGCTTGGCGGTTTGATCAACAAGTAGAGAGAACAAAGGCCAAAAGGCCTGATCTACTTAAAGATTCAGAATTAGAAGATTGA
- the rimM gene encoding ribosome maturation factor RimM (Essential for efficient processing of 16S rRNA) translates to MTVDDCYQIGHVIKTHGLKGDVQLFLDVDNPLEYQNLESVLVQQNSALIPFFIEHIQINSSKAIAKFEEIDDVEEAKALVASPIFLPLNNLPDLADDEYYLHQLVGMDLYDKGKLIGQVKELFEIGPQELISVIHQGKEVLIPLKDEIILKVDIETNRIDADIPDGLIDIYLEEDED, encoded by the coding sequence ATGACAGTTGATGATTGCTACCAAATTGGTCATGTAATCAAAACTCACGGCTTAAAAGGTGACGTTCAACTCTTTTTAGATGTTGACAATCCTTTAGAATATCAAAATTTGGAATCAGTGCTTGTTCAACAGAACAGTGCATTGATTCCATTTTTTATTGAACACATTCAAATCAATTCATCTAAGGCTATTGCCAAATTTGAAGAAATCGACGATGTGGAAGAAGCCAAAGCTTTGGTGGCTAGTCCGATCTTCTTGCCGCTCAATAATTTACCTGATTTGGCAGACGACGAATACTACCTCCATCAATTGGTAGGCATGGATTTGTACGACAAGGGTAAACTTATTGGACAAGTAAAAGAACTTTTTGAAATAGGTCCTCAAGAGCTTATTTCGGTTATTCATCAAGGCAAGGAAGTTCTAATTCCTTTAAAAGATGAAATTATCCTGAAGGTTGATATTGAAACCAACAGAATAGATGCCGATATACCTGATGGCTTAATTGATATATACCTAGAGGAAGATGAGGATTGA
- a CDS encoding 30S ribosomal protein S16 — translation MAVKIRLARRGRKKQAIYDVVVADARAPRDGRFIEKLGSYNPNSNPAFISIDEEKALAWVMNGAQPTDTARAILSHRGVMYKKHLQVGVNKGAITQEDADKKYEAWLQEKDSKVQGKVDSLAKEKDAANKSRLEAEAKVNSARAEELAKKRLAIEEAEAATKAEASAEEAPVAEETPAAEAEAPAAEAKVEETKEEAPAAAEAPAEEASKKEDKAAE, via the coding sequence ATGGCAGTAAAAATTAGACTAGCCCGTAGAGGGCGAAAAAAACAGGCAATATACGATGTAGTCGTAGCAGACGCCCGTGCGCCACGTGATGGCCGATTTATCGAAAAACTAGGTTCGTACAACCCAAACTCAAATCCTGCTTTCATCAGCATCGATGAAGAAAAAGCATTGGCATGGGTAATGAATGGGGCACAGCCTACAGATACCGCAAGAGCGATTCTTTCACACAGAGGTGTGATGTACAAAAAACACTTACAAGTAGGAGTGAACAAAGGTGCAATCACGCAAGAAGATGCTGACAAGAAATACGAAGCATGGCTGCAAGAAAAAGACAGTAAGGTTCAAGGCAAAGTTGATTCTTTAGCAAAAGAAAAAGACGCTGCTAACAAATCTAGACTAGAAGCTGAAGCGAAAGTAAACTCTGCAAGAGCAGAAGAGCTGGCTAAGAAAAGGTTGGCCATTGAAGAAGCAGAGGCAGCTACTAAAGCTGAAGCAAGTGCAGAAGAAGCTCCAGTAGCAGAAGAGACCCCTGCAGCAGAAGCTGAAGCACCAGCAGCAGAGGCTAAAGTAGAAGAAACTAAAGAAGAAGCACCTGCAGCAGCAGAAGCTCCAGCTGAAGAAGCTTCTAAAAAAGAAGATAAAGCCGCAGAATAA
- a CDS encoding 2-oxoglutarate dehydrogenase E1 component, producing MDKYSYIANAHSGVIDDMYQSYKVDPNSVDVSWQRFFEGFEFSLQKYGEDGTVASEAVSSKEIAVRDLIHAYRSRGHLKSNTNPVRQRKDRKALLELEDFGLTKEDLDTEFESGNIIGIGRAPLKKIIASLKDIYEGTVGFEYMYIRKPHILEWFKEKVEREALNFNPPLEEKKQILSKLNEAVVFENFLHTKYLGQKRFSLEGGETTIPALDAAINKGAELGVQEVVMGMAHRGRLNVLVNIMGKTYEQVFNEFEGGYVPDQTMGDGDVKYHMGFSSQIVTPEGHTVDLKLAPNPSHLEAVNPVVEGFARAKIDSLYNDDNSKIMPILIHGDAAIAGQGLGYELIQMSKLDAYTTGGTIHFVINNQVGFTTDFDEARSSIYCTDLAKTVDAPVLHVNGDNPEAVVFCMKMAVEYRQKFKRDIFIDMVCYRRHGHNESDEPKFTQPSLYNLISKHANPREVYNKSLIDRGDIDAGLAKSMDKEFKGMLQDRLNQVKQDKLPYTLQQSEKEFSEMRLSRPEDFDESPDTSISEEVIKKVGDAMIKVPKGFKPLKQIDKVLKQRKEMYFDKKELNWAAAEMLAYGSMLLDNNTVRISGQDTKRGTFSHRHAVVRDMNTNEPYSFLDHIEGCENKFKIYNSLLSEFGCLGFEFGYAMADPNAVVIWEAQFGDFANGAQVMIDQFISCSYTKWRRMNGLVLLLPHGYEGQGPEHSNARPERYLQLASGNNMYICNLTTPANYFHMIRRQLAMPFRMPCILMSPKSLFRHPLVMSKTEEFTNGKFREVIGDDYADPKKVKKVLLCNGKVYFDLLEKQQADKRKDVAIIRVEQLHPFPKKQVMAELNKYKVDIVYWVQEEPENMGAWSFILRVFREVTKDVISRKAAASPATGYAKVHKKEQEDLVNQAFS from the coding sequence ATGGATAAATATTCTTATATCGCCAATGCGCACAGTGGAGTGATTGACGATATGTACCAATCTTATAAGGTCGACCCAAATTCTGTTGATGTATCATGGCAGAGATTTTTTGAAGGCTTTGAATTTTCTTTACAAAAGTACGGTGAAGATGGAACTGTAGCCTCAGAGGCTGTTTCCAGTAAGGAAATAGCAGTTCGAGATCTGATACATGCGTATCGTTCTCGTGGCCATTTAAAATCTAATACTAATCCAGTACGTCAACGTAAAGACAGAAAAGCACTTCTAGAGTTAGAAGATTTTGGCCTGACGAAAGAGGATTTAGACACTGAGTTCGAAAGTGGCAATATTATCGGTATCGGCAGAGCACCACTAAAGAAGATCATCGCCTCATTAAAGGATATCTACGAAGGAACGGTAGGGTTCGAATATATGTATATCCGAAAACCGCACATTTTGGAGTGGTTTAAAGAAAAGGTGGAAAGAGAAGCACTCAACTTCAACCCTCCTTTAGAAGAAAAAAAACAGATTTTATCAAAACTCAATGAGGCAGTTGTCTTTGAGAATTTTCTGCACACAAAATACCTCGGACAAAAGAGATTCTCTTTAGAAGGAGGTGAAACCACTATTCCTGCACTCGATGCTGCAATCAACAAAGGAGCGGAACTGGGAGTACAGGAAGTGGTGATGGGTATGGCACACAGAGGTAGGCTCAATGTATTGGTAAACATTATGGGCAAAACCTATGAGCAAGTCTTCAATGAATTTGAAGGAGGGTATGTTCCAGACCAAACTATGGGAGATGGCGATGTGAAGTACCACATGGGCTTTTCTTCTCAGATCGTGACACCAGAAGGACACACGGTTGATTTGAAATTGGCGCCTAACCCATCTCATCTGGAGGCGGTCAACCCAGTGGTTGAAGGATTTGCTAGAGCAAAAATAGACAGCCTATATAATGACGACAATTCGAAGATCATGCCGATTCTTATCCATGGAGATGCTGCTATTGCGGGTCAAGGATTGGGTTATGAATTGATCCAAATGTCTAAATTGGATGCTTACACAACTGGTGGTACGATTCATTTTGTGATCAATAATCAAGTCGGGTTTACCACAGATTTTGATGAGGCAAGATCTAGTATCTATTGTACCGACTTGGCTAAGACAGTGGATGCACCTGTGCTTCACGTGAATGGTGATAATCCAGAAGCGGTAGTGTTTTGTATGAAAATGGCTGTAGAGTACCGTCAGAAATTCAAGAGAGACATTTTTATTGATATGGTGTGCTATAGACGCCATGGTCACAATGAGTCTGATGAGCCGAAGTTTACTCAGCCGTCGTTATACAATTTGATCTCTAAGCATGCTAACCCAAGAGAGGTATATAACAAATCGTTGATCGACAGAGGAGATATCGATGCTGGTTTGGCTAAGTCGATGGACAAAGAGTTTAAAGGGATGCTTCAAGATCGATTGAATCAGGTGAAGCAAGACAAATTGCCTTATACTTTGCAGCAAAGCGAAAAAGAATTCTCAGAAATGAGATTGTCTAGACCAGAAGATTTTGACGAGTCGCCTGATACCTCCATATCAGAAGAGGTAATCAAAAAGGTAGGTGATGCGATGATCAAAGTGCCTAAAGGCTTCAAGCCATTGAAGCAAATAGACAAGGTACTGAAGCAACGTAAAGAAATGTACTTTGACAAGAAAGAACTCAACTGGGCTGCTGCAGAAATGTTGGCCTATGGTTCTATGTTGTTAGACAATAATACGGTAAGAATATCTGGGCAGGATACGAAGAGAGGTACATTCTCTCACCGCCATGCAGTAGTGAGAGATATGAATACCAATGAGCCTTATAGCTTTTTGGATCATATAGAAGGGTGTGAAAATAAGTTCAAAATTTATAATTCCCTTCTTTCAGAGTTCGGTTGTTTAGGCTTTGAGTTTGGCTATGCCATGGCAGATCCTAATGCTGTCGTGATATGGGAAGCACAGTTTGGCGACTTTGCCAACGGTGCACAGGTCATGATCGATCAGTTTATCTCTTGTTCGTATACTAAGTGGAGAAGAATGAACGGGTTAGTGTTGCTTCTCCCACATGGCTACGAAGGGCAAGGGCCAGAGCACTCTAATGCTCGACCAGAACGATATCTACAGTTGGCCTCTGGTAATAATATGTACATATGCAACCTGACCACGCCAGCCAACTACTTCCACATGATCAGAAGACAATTGGCCATGCCTTTCAGGATGCCATGTATTTTGATGTCACCTAAATCCTTGTTTAGACACCCATTAGTGATGTCTAAGACGGAGGAGTTTACCAATGGCAAATTCAGAGAAGTGATAGGAGATGATTACGCAGATCCTAAAAAGGTGAAAAAAGTACTCTTGTGTAATGGTAAAGTATATTTCGATTTGCTCGAAAAACAACAAGCCGATAAGCGCAAAGATGTAGCGATCATTAGAGTAGAGCAATTGCATCCATTCCCTAAAAAGCAGGTGATGGCCGAATTGAATAAGTACAAGGTAGATATTGTTTACTGGGTACAAGAAGAGCCAGAAAATATGGGTGCTTGGTCGTTTATCTTACGTGTGTTTAGAGAAGTGACCAAAGATGTGATTTCGCGTAAAGCGGCAGCATCTCCAGCCACTGGATATGCCAAAGTGCATAAGAAAGAGCAAGAAGACCTTGTGAATCAGGCTTTCTCCTGA